Below is a genomic region from Betta splendens chromosome 8, fBetSpl5.4, whole genome shotgun sequence.
GGGGTTCTGCCGCGCGGCCCGCGCCGCCTGGTAGACGGACAGGAAGTCTTTGTACCGCGGGGCGCACCCCAACCAGGCCTCCCCGAAGCGCTCTGACCCCGTGAAAAGGAACTCCCCGCCGCCGGGCCCGACGTGGCACCGCAGGAGCGTGTGGACGCGCCCGCGCCaccgcggcgccggcccgcgCCGCCGGAACGCGCCGCCGCGCTGCCAGAACACCCTCACCGCCGACACCTCCACCACGGACGTGTGGCGTTCAGGGTCGTGGGTGACGTCGCCGATGTGGCCTCGAACCACTGGGAAGGAAAAGCAGGATTATTGGATCTCCTCTCGTAAAAGGGTCAACCTGCGCCTCTGTTTGACGCTGTGACATCATCGCCAGACTGTCTTTAACGTGATCAACGCACCAAAGTCGCTGTTGCAGGCGGCGATGAGCAGTTCGGCGTCACTGCACGGTCGACACGAAGCTGTGGGCAGACGAAACCAAAGGTTTGTAGTCACCGCAAATCCTCCAACCCAAAAACTTTCGTCTTTTCAGTCATAATCTAATTGTTGTAAACCACGTAGGACCCAAATTCTAGGGTCTAATGGTGTCGTTTCTTCATTCATCGACCCCCTCACATCAAAGAGTGAAGGAGCAAGGCCTCAGAGGAAGGAATGCAGCTCCTGATCAAAACGCCCTCGCTAGTCTTGACCCCATGTTTGACTCCTATTGTGGCCACCTAATTGAATGACCCAGTGCCAATGCAGGCGTCTACAGGAGTCAAACACCGCCAGACAGGGCCGATAAACCAGcagctgtctgtgatggacccaGAATGACATCACCGCGCCGGGGAAAGGCCCGCACACATGGATGAATGCGAATAAACACGCCGGGCACAATGATCAGGCATGTGTGGAATCTGCAGAGTATTTGCAGCCTCTGTGCAGGCCCCTTGGCCCGGTGCCCCCCAGCACACCACAGGGCGGCTGGGTCGTCTCTGCTTTGTCCCTGGATGGAAACCAGACGACCGGACACAACAGCGCTGACCAGCAGCTGCATGCTCCTGTCTGCAGAACCGGGCTCTAATTAAATAGCAACGATCTTTATTCTAATGGGGCAGAGCTTCCTGCAGACAGTCATTATTTCATGCAATACATAGATTTTATTGTTTGATAATAAACTATATAGTAATGGTTAATAGCTTTAATGGGGGCAGCTGCATTTGCATGTATAAAAATTGAGAAAAGTCTTTTGTAAAGTCTAAAATGTAGTTAATTCCTTATCAGTTCAATAATGTCATGCATGAATGAATACATCATTgatttaaataatgaattttACTAAATAGGCTGAACAATTGCAACCTAATCAATATATTCTCCAGTCctatttatagttttatttatgGGCAGAGGTGTGCGTGGACTCACCCTGCAGCCCACTGCGGCCCACGGTGGGGGCAGCGCTCCTGTTGCCCAGCAGCTCATATCTGAAGCCCACCGTGCGTCGGCTCCACTGCCCATCGCTGGGAGGACTGGCCTGGAGGTAGATGACGGGTCTGCGCGGCCCGTCTGACCGGAAACAGAACACCCGCTCCGCCCGCCAGCCGTCGgtcggcagcagctccagccgcgCCTCCCGCTCGATGAACACGCTCGCTCCGTGGAACGACGGAGACGGCTTGATGCAGACGGTGGTGCTCCGGACGGAGGACAGGTTGGGCTCCAGGACCACCCGCAGAGCCTGGCCGGGGTAGACCCACCTCACCGAACCCTCTGTGCAGCGCAACCGCACCTGGAGGACGAGCCTGGAGTCCACGGCAGCTGCAAAACCGCTGGGAGCAGCGTGAAGGACGTGATTATTACTGGATTCACGTTACAGGCCTGCAGGGAATGGCCTCATAAATGTTTAACAGACACTTTACCAAACACGATTAACAGAACGTTCGCACTGCAAGATCAATTAATCGATCCTTTCTGTTTGGGGGACAATCCGCGTCATAACCTATAAGACATTTAACTAGCAGGTTTTAGGCACTTGGTTGTTTGCAGCTAAACTGTGTTTTAGCATAATCGTGCAATAAGTTGTAATCTcattaatgtttaaataaaacatttgcacgTTATTTATTCAACTTTAACAATTATCTTGCGCTTTTAACGATTTAAATTCGTCGCGTTGTGTCTTCAAAACACTGTGGGAGCGTTCAAATAAAGTTCCCATACTTTGACTGACGGTTTGCAGAAATTTGAGGTTTCTCACCTTCCAGTCCAGTTGCACAGATCCGCCGCGCAAAGCCGCAGCTGAAGcgccaggaaacacaacaaaacggTCACATTTGGCAACATCTCACCCACGCAACGACAGAAATCCAGGGAGAAGCGGACGGCGGTGCATGACTGAGGAGGGGAGTGAACCAGAGTGGAGCGTGGGCAGCTCCACTGTCACGTtaaacgctctctctctctctctctctctctcacacacacacacacacacacacacacacacacacacacacacacacacacacacacacacacacacacacacacacacacacacacttcacatcaTTCAAGGACCGTCCCTTCACATCTGGAGGGCAACGCCACGGTCTGCTGTTTGTGCGGCGTGAGGAGCCGCACTGCGCCGCAGCGCAACCAGGAATGCGTTCCCAGCTTCCATCAATGATTCATTCAACGACGATCGCTTCGCTGAACCTGCAGGGGCTTCGCGCAAAAAGTCATTTGGCAGCGTTTCAAGGTCTCGCCGATGGCGACATCTCGTGGAGGTGAACTCCGTGGACCGTGACCACGCAGGACGCTTCGCTCCCATCTGGCCCGTGTAGACACTGAGATCAAAAGTCCGGGGTTCCTGATGGTTCTGTCTTACGGTACATTACACTCATGTGGCGAGTTTGTTCAGACGgcgtctctgctgcagagaaacctTCTGCAACTCACGAAATAAGGGTTAGATTTAAAATACACTAATAGCAAATCGCGCGTGGTTTCCTTGTTTCATTTCGTGTTACATTCCGTACACAACcctaatattaaattaattagtgaGCGAGTAACCGCACAGACGTCTAACATCAAAACCGGGTCCTTGCAgcccagaaacacaaaacaacgtCAAATGAATGGAGGCTTTATGCCTGAAAGAAGTGGCCTCTTGTTGGCACGTACAGCCTGGATCCTTCGTAAACTCCAGGCCTGGACAAAGGTGATCCTGTCAGGAAAGTAAGTCGGTGCGGAAACAAATCAGAATCCTCACAACAGCACAACCATTTAAAATCGGACGCATTAAAAGCAACGCTAACAAGCCTAAACCTGTGCTTCACCCACGGGTGGAGCCCACGGTGACACCTGACGGGCCCCGTGTCCTGTCCGAAGTCAACCCACGACGGAAAGTGACCGAGGAGGACATAAAGTCGGTTTACAAACATGCtccgcgtgtttgtgtgagtacATTCGAAGCCAATCGCTCCACTCGCCACGCGCGACAAGGCCCAACTCGACCTTTGGAGTTTTCCCGTGCGTGACGCGATAACGTGCAGCGATAGTGAAGATGagaacaataaaacaagaaGAGCGTGCTCTGTAGGTCCCAGCCTGTAATTAGGCCACGACTCTCACCCCCACGAGATGCGTCTCTGGGCGTGTAGCGTagctcacacacaaatgggaaaaaataaatggaactGAAGACGCGAGGGGGTCATTTCCGAGTTTGCTGAACGGATGCAAAGATGGGAAGAACACTAGCAGAGAAAATATCCGTTTTTAATTCGTTTAAATGAGCAGTTCGTGTCCTGTATATGTTTAGGTATTTTTCGTGGGAATCGTTGTTAGAATAATTAATACAGAGTTAAACCGGCTCCTCGCGAATTTTGAACTTGACCCCTGAACGTGAAACAATCATTTCAGATCAGTCCCAAAGAACTAAATAGTGAAGCGAGTTGGACTTTTATGGAGGAAGTGTTGAAGCTGGAGTTTAATTTCCATACGATCATATAACACTAACGCTACTTATCTGTTATTGTATTGACATTTCCCACCGTGTTAAATACTGTGCATAGATAAAGGAGACACTTTATGGCGTCAGTTCAGAACCTTGTAAGTGAACGACAGGAAATGAACCTTAGTCAGTTTGCAACgttatacatttacagtaagtcaCGTATCAAATTGGCTGTATATTAACAACGTGATCTTATttaaaaaatagcaatattaaAATTGTTTACGACGAgttgcaaaaaagaaaaaaacagatatATAAGTATGTGATCTTAATAATGACAAGTGCAACCAGCTCAACAAAAACACGCCTCGAACAAACAATATaacttcctttttttatttttctcagcaGCGTATTAAATAcgtgtatgtacatgtatgtaggTTACATAGAAAAAAATATACTGTCACAGTAGGCTTGTTAGTTAGTAGCTATACTTAAACAATGATCAGGGCCTAACGTACATCGGAAGCACATACTCATCTCTTATCTCTGAAAAACCCTTTGTCCGTGCTGCTCTCTTTGATGGTGACTGTCAAGAAGTTCATGGTGACGTCTGTCACGGTCACGCGGTCCAGACTGGTAAAACTGGGCGTCCACGATCCATCCGTGGACTCCGGTTGCGCGCAGACGGCACCGGGTTGCTCCCGGGTCAAGCGGCCCTCCGTTTCCCGGTGGTTCCGGTTCTTGCTGGACCGGGCCAGAGACGCCCTGCTCACGCAGTGAGTCCTGTGCACCCCCTGGTCTGGACTGAAGGCGCAGGAGAAGGACAAGCTCGCGCTCCCCACGCAGGACTTGGGGGTGATGGTGGTCTCCTCCTGAAACCTGCGGGTCAGCTGGATGAGGCTGCGGTCCGACGTCTCTCCGTAGTGATGCAGGCGTCGGGGCATTTTGGACGGGCCGTGGGGTaccggctcctccagcagccggcTCCTCTTGGTGTCAGGCTCTGCTGAGCTGGGCCCATCGTCTCTGTCGTAATTTAAGCTCAGCTTCGGCTTGCGGCCTCGCTTTTTGGGGAAACGGGAGGGTTCTTGGAGGCTGAGAGCGGGTCTGGGCCTCCGCTCAGGTTCGGGCGGTCGGACGTGGACACTTTCTCCCCTGTTGACGGCGCTCGGTGGGAAAATTGTGGGAACCACGGCGCGTAAACCTTCTCGGGCCCTCGGCGTTATCACGGGCTCCGGGACGGGATAGGAAATGCCTCTGGGCGTTTCTCGTCTAAAGTCATACGTCTTTTCTTTAGCTTTTGCCTGAGGACAGAGCAAAGGACGTTTATGGGAAACGGCTCAACAGGAGTGAGGATATTAAACAGATTTAAGCTTTTTAGCAGAAGAAGACGGTTGCTTTGGCGTTTGAtttgttatatattttatatttatatagattGTGCAAAATGtcggaaaacaaacacacgatgCAAATAATTTACAGTGTTTTCATCTTCAGGGTTAAGGAAATACTTCCATTTACATTTCAATTCCTCTGCTTTTGAGGTGAAACTGTCCCAAACACTTTCACAATTAACAGTCGCATGAAATGAATCATCGGTCGTATTTATATGCGGTATTTATAAAAGAAGAAACGTGGGACAATCCGATTAAAACCAAAGAAATGCGCATCGAAATGTTTCCCCACCTTCAAGAGAAATGTCTCAGGTTTGGGTCCCCTCTTTTTCGGTCCGAACAGCTCCCGTTCACGCTCTCTAATGGAAAAAACTCATTAGCCACATCAGCATTGCATCAAGATACTATTTCCCACTTATTATATAAACAAATCGGGATATTTCTGCGTCTAGTAGCTACAGTGTACACATACTAAAAAGCACACTTATATGAAAACTGCACCAGAATAAAGCGGAAAACTGGCTTGCGACAATAAAACTGCACCACATCCTGCAGCTAATGGCTCTGGAAATGAATCACCGCGCGCTGCACACACTCCTCGCCCTGTTTACGAAAACGCATGCGAGCCAACAGCTAAATCAGAAACTTAATGCTTTGACTGTGCGAACAGCTCGTCGCGCACATCACGCGGGGCCATGTCGCTGGCGCAGAGGCCTGCTGCTGCGCTGTCAGACCCTCACCTCTCCTCGAAGGCGGCGAAGAGCCGAGCGTCCAGAATGTTTTCCTCCGGCTCCCAGGTGCTGTACCTACGGCGACGGCGACAAAGCAGAGGGGTGTTTGGCACCGCACGCGGGGCgcgcgcgggcgcgcgcgcacggGCGCTTTTGGATAGTTGAACCAGAAGTAATGCCGCCGCGTGCGCCGCAATTACAGACTACGTAGCGGACAGCGACGCGTGGTGAACCCAGCCATTGCTGAAGCTAGTGTGGACCTGAATGCATCCCAGCGGGCGCATTCTCGGACACAGGCGACACTTAAGGGGCGCACGGGAGCCCCCAGACACGCGCGAGACCGCGCCAGTGCACGCAGAGGACATCAAATGGGCATAAAAGCACCCACGAGCGGAGCGACGAcggagtctgagctgctgcagttgtACGAGCGGCCAGGATGGAGCGCTGTCCTTCCCCGCCGCGGCTATTATACTCACTTCTGAGACCAGCCCTTCCATTTCACGAGATATTCCCAGCGACCCTGCAAAACAGAACCGTAGCAGATTAACGGTGTCACGCCGCTGCCCCTCGGCGTCGCACAAACACGCGGTTGCGTAATAGGCGTGGAGATAAAGCCCGCGGCTGAAGAAGAGCGAATACCCGTCTTATTCGCCGTTTGATGATGGACTCGGCGGCGAAGACGCTCTCACCGACAGCCGACAGCTCCATGATTCACCATGCACCTCGTTTATTTCTgtctcttttattatttttggcGTCCCCGTCTCCTCTTCGGGCTGTTTAATTTCGCACATCCCATAATACGCAATCCGGGGGAGACGTCATCACgtatttttttctgttgccAGGCATCGCGGTCGGTAGGACGGATCGTGGTGGAGCACATAGGCTCAGTTGTTGCTACGTGCTCCGGGTTTCTGAGTGAAGGGGAGGAGTCCCGCTGCTCTGGCTGCTGTACAGGAATGTCTGGCACAGAGGCACGAGCGAAGTTACAGCTCCCGGAGCGGGTTGACGGACTCCCTCGGAGACTTCAGAGGGGGGTCGATCAGGCAAAAGGAAACGAAAGGAAATAACTGGTCGATTTTATTAGCGTTGGAAACGTTAGGGGTTAAAACAATAGACGAGAACGTGACTTGGTAAAGGTTTATCCTCAAACAGAATGAATTGTCAAAACAAACATGTCTTTACAAGAAACAGTCAAATTTTACCAATAAAAGTCAAAATCATATCTCACAAATAAATGAAGAGAATAAATCGTAACTGATTGGCTTCGTGGGCGACTTGGACGCCCTGCTTGCTAAAGGTTGTCTGAGATACAGTTTAATCAGAGTGTAGGTTTAGGACCGATACAAATCAATATATGttcatatttaatataattaagGATATAATTGTTAATTCACAGCTTCGTCGTGTCCACGATGCCCTCTAACAAAGTGTCTTCAACTGTAATTTAGTGTCATGCACAGTTGCCTTATTAGTTTGCCACAGTTTAAAGACTAATTTTCTGCACAATGTGTCCGTGACACGCCACACAATCTTTTACTATCTGTGCGAATTCTTCAGATGTTAATAGGGAGGTTGCACTAAAAACCGAGCGGAGTGACAAATGCTGAGTCAAATTTGGAAATGAATAAACCTGAGTCGGTCTTAGTGATCGACGCAGACATGTGAACAAAATCAACATTTATGTCAGAACGCAGAGTCCAGTCAAGTGTCAAAATTCATTGTTGTTAGAAACCAGCGAAGGTACTTTGATTTCATTACATCAAATTATTCAGAATGTACTTAAATACAGGCGAGATTTACTCTGAAGGGTAAAATGATGAGTTTCTCGCGGATTATATTGCACACGatctaaaataaatgaaaaataaatgctgTCACACTGGAGAGCACACACAGCATTTTAAcgagaaaaaatattttcaggcTAAATCTACTAAGTCATTTCTGATGTATGTAAAAAACACTTGTCAAGATCCTCCCctgctttattaataattacGGGATGTTCAATGCGCGTGAGAGCAATAAAGATGCCTcgtttatttgtattttgttgcCTTATTACGTCTTGGTtaggattaaaaaaagaaaagccagaAAAGCGTTCCctcctaattaaaaaaaatctttagtgaaaaaagagagaaagtgatACAATAATTTTTTAAAACTTGAAATGGCATAAACCAACTAAccgtttattattattgttattattaatattatgattattattattatagttgtCGTTTATCATATGCATtatgttttgaatttattaagcattaaatatttgtattcaGCAGAAACCAGgttcttattattattgaataatTTTTAAATAATGATCAATACATTTCAATTTGTCATGCAAATGAGAAAAGATGTGTGTATAATAATCGTAACTATAACTATCATAATGagaataatagtaaaaaaagaATGTGTGGTCTTAGAATTTGAACTTTGAATACATTACATGACCTAATATGGGAAATGTCGTGAGCTGTGAGTTTCTGTGCGTTTTTCTTGGGGTTTTCTATTGATGTCATTTGTAATTCTTAGAGTCAATCATGTGATATTTTAAATAAAGGACGCTTTcactaaacaaaaaaagacaaacccCGAGCTCTTTCTTTTGCCAATATGATTGTGATTATCTGCCAAACACCTCCACAAACCTGAAGGCCACACACATCATCTTGTAAACGGAAGGAGCAACTCTAATTCAGAATAATTAGATTTAAAGGTTATGAACGCAACAAACCGAGACAATTATTGAGAGAAATGTTTATTTCGTAATTACACGTTTGATTTTTGCCTCGCCTTTCTCGGTCGCTTGTTAGAAATGAAAAGAGAACCACCTCAGACACAGTAACAATCAGGATTGGTGTTTAATTAACAAAGCTAATCTTAAATTCCCTCTTTAATGAGCCAAAAGAAAAGCATGATGACGCTCTGACTGAATCTTCAAACCAGAGAAATTATAAGATTAATTTATTTGGGCAGTTCGGTGGTTTTTGCAGATGCTGCCGCAGCTGGACACGGGCGGATAAAAGGCGACTGCGACGCAGATCCTCACAGATCTTCTCCATTTTTATAATTTATCAAAAAGTTATTTTGTTTCACGTTCATTTATTTTCCCCTGGCATCGACCTGTGCTATTAATTCTGATGCAAAAACGCATCAACCAGGTCTCAATACTGACCCTAAACGACGCAGTGAGCGCCGATGAGCAGGTTTTTAATTATTTGCCACGTTCTGTGACTGTGGGGTGCGACGTGATGCAGATTTCCAAAATGAATTCGCAACATCAGCAGGAGATGGGGCGTCTGAGTCCTGCGTGGAGGTGCCGCGGCGTTTGGTGCGTCTTTATTCTCGCTCGCGCCGCAGATCACAGACAGATACGTCGACGTTTTCCACCGCTGTCAAGTCTGTTGAAAAACCCCTCCGCTTTGGAGGAGACAAAGGCGGACGCGCCGCGGACAAAAGATGCGCCGTGGCTGCTGTCGAAATATGAACCACCATTTTGATAGTCATAGAGTGTAGACCGACATTTCCTGTCGGTAGCATAATGGCTATAGCCTGCGCGGTTTgtgctcagagagagagagagagagagagagagagagagagacgaggggcTGCGCGGAGAGGAGCAGCCTCGCTGCGGTTCTCCATATTTGGCTCCGACTCCGTGAAATGTGAGTCTGCGGGAGCCGCAATGGCGACAGCCGTACATGAATAAACAGAGCTGGCTCTGTGAGAGCATTATTGGCCGTCTGGTTTCTGGGCAACTGCTGCACACTGCTCGCTCTTCACTGTCCCACTTCGGCTACCGGGGCGACATTTTCTGCCGAAGGTGGATCAGACGCCAAACCGCAAGGCGAGAAACTGTGAAGACGTGCGCCTCTGACCTGCACCGTTGCCGCATTTTAGCGCACGATTTGAATGAGAACGCATCCcccgtgcagcctcctgctccaccGCAGCGCCTGCTGTCTTTTCTCATAGTAGATCTATTTGGGGCTTTTTACCTATTTTTGTTGTAAAGTTCACGCCACTTCCATTATCTATAACAAACGTAATAAATTAACGGCTCCTACTATATTATTACTAATTCTTTCCTGGATCCTCTGAGGCCCACGCGTGGCGTTAAAGCGGCTAAACGTTCGCGCTGATGACTTGATCCCACGAGGCTGCACCTTGTGGAGATGAAGCCAACGCTGCCTGAGCTCAATGATAAAGGGGGAATGTGAAACATCACACTTGGTCTATAAATACGTCCCCCCCGCTCAACTATGTTTCAGTTTCCGTCTGATGCACATAGTTGGACTCACATAGCTGGTTGTGAGCCATCAGAGGCCTATAGGCTGCACAGGCGTCGTATAGGCGGCGCGGAGCGAGAGACGCGAGAGCCGCGTCTTCGTGGCTTTTGGATTCCGGTCGTGTCTGCTGAGTTTCACACGCTGAAAACGAGCTGCGtcacgctgcccccccccctaaCCTGTGTACACCGGCCGTCACGACGTAGCAGACACAATATTTGTTTGTCCATTAATACGTCGATTCCCATAAGAAAGTGGCCACTGTTACAGTAGGTCTGAATTTGAAACTGCTCGTTTCCAACAGAAACCCAAAGAAGACGGCGAGGTTTTTGCTACAGGTTTAAAAGTATTTATTCAGGTTTCC
It encodes:
- the LOC114860491 gene encoding meteorin-like, whose amino-acid sequence is MLPNVTVLLCFLALQLRLCAADLCNWTGSGFAAAVDSRLVLQVRLRCTEGSVRWVYPGQALRVVLEPNLSSVRSTTVCIKPSPSFHGASVFIEREARLELLPTDGWRAERVFCFRSDGPRRPVIYLQASPPSDGQWSRRTVGFRYELLGNRSAAPTVGRSGLQASCRPCSDAELLIAACNSDFVVRGHIGDVTHDPERHTSVVEVSAVRVFWQRGGAFRRRGPAPRWRGRVHTLLRCHVGPGGGEFLFTGSERFGEAWLGCAPRYKDFLSVYQAARAARQNPCDLPLV
- the cbx8a gene encoding chromobox protein homolog 8a, translated to MELSAVGESVFAAESIIKRRIRRGRWEYLVKWKGWSQKYSTWEPEENILDARLFAAFEERERERELFGPKKRGPKPETFLLKAKAKEKTYDFRRETPRGISYPVPEPVITPRAREGLRAVVPTIFPPSAVNRGESVHVRPPEPERRPRPALSLQEPSRFPKKRGRKPKLSLNYDRDDGPSSAEPDTKRSRLLEEPVPHGPSKMPRRLHHYGETSDRSLIQLTRRFQEETTITPKSCVGSASLSFSCAFSPDQGVHRTHCVSRASLARSSKNRNHRETEGRLTREQPGAVCAQPESTDGSWTPSFTSLDRVTVTDVTMNFLTVTIKESSTDKGFFRDKR